ATAGGAAACGGCATCAACATTGGAATACATGCTGAATCCAGTGGTTGTGAATCCAGACATGGCTTCAAAATAGGAATTAAGATAAGATAACTCTCCTGAAAGATAATAGGGCAAAGAACCTAGTGCACCTGCAATGAGCCATATTATGGTGGAAAAGATCATGGCACTTTTAAGTGTCATTTTAATTTCAATTTTAAACAGCTTCACCAGAAGAAAACCAATAACCGCACTGATGATGGCAGAATAGAGAAAAGGAGCTATATATTTCGGTTCGTTATAAATAAATGTGATTATGATGGGGATCAACATGGCGGCTGCCAGGAGTATGCACACATTCCCGGTATGGTGCAGTATAGTCTTAACTTCTCTTCTACTCAAACGGTGAATCTGTTGCATAATCCCTCCACCCTATAAAATTATTATAACCGTTAGTGGTAGATCAGACTAACATATAATCTTTGTGTGTTGAATGAAGAAATTAACCTATCGATAATTAGACTTTCAACACATCAACTCATCATTCATTTACATAGAAAGGAGGAAAAGACATGAGAAGAAGTGATAAACAGATCAAAGATCCGGAACTCCTCATGGAAATATTAAACCAATCTCAAATATGCCGGATAGCTTTATGTGATGGTGAAAAACCTTACCTGGTGCCCATGAACTTTGGTTACAGTGAAAACACGTTATATCTTCACTCTGCAACTGGCGGGCGTAAGATCGATATTTTAAAGGAAAACAACAACATTTGTTTCCAGATGGACATTGAAACTCAAATTGTAAAATCTGAAAATCCATGTGACTGGGGAATGAAATATTTGAGTGTAATTGGTTCTGGTCATGCTCATATAAT
The DNA window shown above is from Methanobacterium sp. and carries:
- a CDS encoding pyridoxamine 5'-phosphate oxidase family protein, which produces MRRSDKQIKDPELLMEILNQSQICRIALCDGEKPYLVPMNFGYSENTLYLHSATGGRKIDILKENNNICFQMDIETQIVKSENPCDWGMKYLSVIGSGHAHIINDIQEKKEALDIIIAKYSKKSDESAEKSFEYSDEALSKVLVIKVEVEEITGKKSGY